The following are from one region of the Sandaracinus amylolyticus genome:
- a CDS encoding protein jag, whose translation MGDDRKQELEGALLLGDDEELESDSGGTRGTPGDGKAEEAMEFLSGVLYRMGLETRVTVREDDEQVVLDIQGADAGRAIGKKGATLDALQFLANKVVNRFPDGRRYIVVDSGDYRERHDASLVNMARREAKRAVELGRTVTLEPMPARDRRLIHLSLAKFPGVSTKSNGEGIGRRIQIIPARRNGGGGGGGGGGGRRDRDRGPRDDRPRDDRPRRDD comes from the coding sequence GTGGGTGACGATCGCAAGCAGGAGCTCGAGGGCGCGCTGCTCCTCGGGGACGACGAGGAGCTCGAGAGCGACTCGGGCGGGACGCGAGGCACGCCGGGCGACGGCAAGGCCGAGGAGGCGATGGAGTTCCTCTCCGGCGTGCTCTACCGGATGGGCCTCGAGACGCGCGTGACGGTGCGCGAGGACGACGAGCAGGTCGTGCTCGACATCCAGGGGGCAGACGCGGGACGCGCGATCGGCAAGAAGGGCGCGACGCTCGACGCGCTGCAGTTCCTCGCGAACAAGGTGGTCAACCGCTTCCCCGACGGGCGTCGCTACATCGTCGTGGACAGCGGCGACTACCGCGAGCGCCACGACGCGAGCCTCGTGAACATGGCGCGTCGCGAGGCGAAGCGCGCGGTCGAGCTCGGCCGCACGGTGACGCTCGAGCCGATGCCGGCGCGCGATCGGCGGCTCATCCACCTCTCGCTCGCGAAATTCCCCGGCGTCTCGACGAAGTCGAACGGCGAGGGCATCGGGCGCCGCATCCAGATCATCCCGGCGCGCCGCAACGGCGGTGGCGGCGGTGGTGGTGGCGGCGGCGGCCGTCGCGATCGCGATCGTGGTCCGCGCGACGATCGTCCTCGCGACGATCGCCCGCGCCGCGACGACTGA
- a CDS encoding 16S rRNA (guanine(527)-N(7))-methyltransferase RsmG — MSTARIDELARSLGRPLDAARRDALDRFGALVRTWNARLDLTAAREERAMTEVLFADAMVMADRTLVPEGASVIDVGSGAGAPALPFALLRPDVTLTMVEPLRKRVAFLRTVIGSLDLASRVRAVEGRVEPGNASALGAHDVASARATFAPEVWLETGLALAPSCLVFTAGEPPTTAASARLTHRESYTLPWSGAPRVLARFERS; from the coding sequence ATGAGCACTGCACGCATCGACGAGCTCGCGCGTTCCCTGGGTCGCCCGCTCGACGCGGCACGACGCGATGCGCTCGATCGCTTCGGCGCGCTGGTGCGCACCTGGAACGCGCGTCTCGATCTCACCGCGGCGCGCGAGGAGCGCGCGATGACCGAGGTGCTCTTCGCCGACGCGATGGTGATGGCGGATCGCACGCTGGTCCCGGAGGGCGCGTCGGTGATCGACGTGGGCTCGGGCGCGGGCGCGCCCGCCCTGCCCTTCGCGCTGCTCCGGCCGGACGTGACGCTCACGATGGTCGAGCCGCTGCGCAAGCGCGTCGCGTTCCTGCGCACCGTGATCGGCTCGCTCGATCTCGCGTCGCGCGTGCGCGCGGTCGAGGGGCGCGTCGAGCCCGGCAACGCGAGCGCGCTCGGTGCGCACGACGTCGCGTCGGCGCGCGCGACGTTCGCGCCCGAGGTGTGGCTCGAGACCGGCCTCGCGCTCGCGCCGAGCTGCCTCGTCTTCACCGCGGGCGAGCCGCCCACGACGGCGGCGAGCGCGAGGCTCACCCATCGTGAGAGCTACACGCTGCCGTGGAGCGGCGCGCCGCGCGTGCTGGCCCGGTTCGAGCGCAGCTAG
- a CDS encoding GAF domain-containing protein, with protein sequence MSQREPELPLSVQVHERGDAALEGVLRLIDEAARPRPLSEVLAALCAEVSQIVGCEIVSIYLREKHDDGEDLRIAANVGFPAGAIQKIRLHVGEGIVGHVAQKLRPVSVELAPTDPRFKAFPELGEERYPIFLAVPLLVGRRAEGVMVLQRSRERWTAEEVVLATALASSFAYALERARVRRSEVSPSKESRRARLEGEAVSPGSELGRVETLPTFEGLAARWATMEAEQPVDVGVAATWRASRVKDAFETLVRDLSKARKKVAPKLDAAQRTALESLALLESDSRFLEMLAEEGAKGGNIPLALRKVAREYAQAPYKSTVAGSVQGWLAERAEEVEELCLLIAARSVGERVPTGSAALLVPERLSAVVALAAVAHKTAAIAVGNSVEPNALGPAIARAAGVPAVSGVGGLFAWARAGDVVLVEGDEGVVRVNPSATQIARFRQKERVARETVSPPPGEGGEEPPRG encoded by the coding sequence GTGAGCCAGCGAGAGCCCGAGCTGCCCCTGTCGGTGCAGGTGCACGAGCGAGGCGACGCCGCGCTCGAAGGTGTGCTGCGACTGATCGACGAGGCCGCGCGCCCGCGCCCGCTGAGCGAGGTGCTCGCGGCGCTGTGCGCCGAGGTCTCGCAGATCGTCGGGTGCGAGATCGTCAGCATCTACCTGCGCGAGAAGCACGACGACGGCGAGGACCTGCGCATCGCCGCGAACGTCGGCTTCCCCGCGGGCGCGATCCAGAAGATCCGCCTGCACGTGGGCGAGGGCATCGTCGGTCACGTCGCGCAGAAGCTGCGCCCGGTGTCGGTCGAGCTCGCGCCGACCGATCCGCGCTTCAAGGCGTTCCCCGAGCTCGGTGAGGAGCGCTATCCGATCTTCCTCGCGGTGCCGCTGCTCGTCGGTCGTCGCGCCGAGGGCGTGATGGTCCTGCAGCGCTCGCGCGAGCGCTGGACCGCCGAAGAGGTCGTGCTCGCCACCGCGCTCGCGAGCTCGTTCGCGTACGCGCTCGAGCGTGCGCGTGTGCGGCGCAGCGAGGTCTCGCCGTCGAAGGAGTCGCGCCGCGCACGCCTCGAGGGCGAGGCGGTGTCGCCCGGCAGCGAGCTCGGGCGCGTCGAGACGCTGCCGACCTTCGAGGGCCTCGCGGCGCGCTGGGCGACGATGGAGGCGGAGCAACCCGTCGACGTCGGCGTCGCGGCGACGTGGCGTGCGTCGCGCGTGAAGGACGCGTTCGAGACGCTGGTGCGCGACCTGTCGAAGGCGCGCAAGAAGGTCGCGCCGAAGCTCGACGCCGCGCAGCGCACGGCGCTCGAGTCACTCGCGCTGCTCGAGTCGGACTCGCGCTTCCTCGAGATGCTCGCGGAGGAGGGCGCGAAGGGCGGCAACATCCCGCTCGCGCTCCGCAAGGTCGCGCGCGAGTACGCGCAGGCGCCCTACAAGAGCACGGTCGCGGGCTCGGTGCAGGGCTGGCTCGCCGAGCGCGCCGAAGAGGTCGAGGAGCTCTGCCTGCTCATCGCCGCGCGCTCGGTCGGCGAGCGCGTCCCCACGGGCAGCGCGGCGCTGCTGGTGCCCGAGCGCCTCTCGGCGGTGGTCGCGCTCGCCGCGGTCGCGCACAAGACCGCGGCGATCGCGGTGGGCAACAGCGTCGAGCCGAACGCGCTCGGTCCGGCGATCGCGCGCGCCGCGGGCGTGCCGGCGGTCTCGGGCGTCGGCGGCCTCTTCGCGTGGGCGCGCGCCGGTGACGTCGTGCTCGTCGAGGGCGACGAAGGCGTGGTGCGCGTGAACCCGTCGGCCACGCAGATCGCGCGCTTCCGTCAGAAGGAACGGGTGGCGCGCGAGACCGTGTCGCCCCCGCCGGGCGAAGGTGGCGAGGAGCCGCCGCGAGGATGA